A region of Moorena producens PAL-8-15-08-1 DNA encodes the following proteins:
- a CDS encoding ureidoglycolate lyase: MATPCKYYDVPLKKLNSKNAEGLGTVFTDFEDVEIELCKWPNPGKRPLIARGGYGTFIEDEFKVYWRGSTVLSADHKNARGGAAGKAVVDPETNCNYVLVNWLSAHLDAGEAFIPKNGEPSIFLLAPPGDNVKPEDFVALYSDGSYGISIHPGVWHTAPLPLSGEVVYKNKQGSIYATVDCLLLKEQDTCLKIPLRKPEED; encoded by the coding sequence ATGGCTACACCATGCAAATACTATGACGTTCCATTAAAAAAGCTAAACTCAAAAAATGCTGAAGGATTAGGAACTGTATTCACGGATTTTGAAGATGTTGAAATAGAGTTGTGTAAATGGCCAAACCCAGGAAAACGACCTCTTATTGCTAGGGGGGGTTATGGTACATTTATTGAAGACGAATTCAAAGTATATTGGCGTGGTTCTACGGTGCTTTCCGCTGACCATAAAAATGCTCGCGGTGGTGCAGCAGGAAAGGCTGTAGTTGATCCTGAAACTAACTGTAACTATGTGCTAGTGAATTGGCTTAGCGCCCATCTAGATGCAGGAGAGGCTTTTATTCCTAAAAATGGTGAACCTAGTATCTTTCTATTAGCGCCTCCTGGGGACAATGTCAAACCAGAAGATTTTGTAGCCCTTTACTCCGATGGTAGTTACGGCATATCAATTCATCCTGGAGTATGGCACACAGCTCCCTTACCACTGTCTGGAGAAGTAGTCTATAAAAATAAACAAGGCAGTATCTATGCTACAGTGGATTGTCTATTGTTGAAGGAGCAAGATACTTGTCTAAAGATTCCCCTTCGTAAACCTGAAGAAGACTGA
- the panD gene encoding aspartate 1-decarboxylase translates to MATIKLMHAKLHRVRVTEANRHYVGSVTIDSDLLAQVGILPLEEVEIVNIDNGNRWSTYVLPGEAGSGKICPNGGGALLCKEGDTLIIWANEQCDRAEILSSGHQARVLIADENNCCQEVFYQTLTPTLTANGETLEYNGYQTTNGKQLTSQSKVMVGAEA, encoded by the coding sequence ATGGCGACCATCAAACTAATGCACGCCAAGCTACATCGAGTGCGTGTGACTGAGGCAAACCGCCACTATGTGGGCAGTGTCACGATTGACTCCGACTTGCTGGCACAGGTAGGGATCCTACCCCTCGAAGAAGTAGAAATTGTCAACATTGACAATGGCAATCGCTGGTCAACCTATGTTTTGCCAGGAGAAGCAGGTTCAGGAAAAATTTGTCCCAATGGAGGGGGAGCGCTACTGTGCAAAGAGGGAGATACCTTGATTATTTGGGCAAACGAGCAATGCGATCGCGCTGAAATTTTGAGTAGCGGACACCAAGCGCGGGTACTGATTGCTGATGAAAACAACTGCTGTCAGGAAGTGTTTTACCAGACTCTCACCCCTACACTCACCGCTAATGGAGAGACACTGGAATACAACGGCTATCAAACCACTAACGGCAAACAATTGACCTCTCAGTCAAAGGTAATGGTGGGGGCTGAAGCCTAG
- a CDS encoding tetratricopeptide repeat protein, with amino-acid sequence MIIALSAAILPLCFASVTLSQSSDNDNPNPLELTAPDPLLPSLSPDEPLNPSERSRLSQALDELNAEAQAEFKAGNQSKAFDIWYREIRLRRVLGDPVAEVQTLGRVGGVAWNENNKQSVQLITARLEEIQQENEAEDSINLPLLKALGKAYEQIRVPGQALTVYEQILADARNQDDMATVEATLKTMGELHMAWFDYPKAAETYEELLAQALNQAQNQRERINEEVAYLQQLAYIYDQDQQPDQALPKKQQLLDIYLSQGNDNLIPALKIAIASDYNALNQPEKASQTYQEAYSLAWSLQQFAHASEALQPLAELYLTSKQPQFALQVYEVLLQVEQKSYNYYGLMNTYDKIGQVYLDMNNYPQALAAFQKGLSLAESLQHREAYFVNKIQLVNRQNL; translated from the coding sequence ATGATCATAGCATTATCCGCTGCTATACTCCCCTTATGTTTTGCTAGTGTGACCTTGTCCCAATCAAGTGATAATGATAATCCGAATCCATTGGAACTGACTGCTCCTGATCCCCTCCTGCCTTCCTTATCCCCAGACGAACCTCTCAACCCTTCCGAACGTTCTAGACTCAGCCAAGCGTTGGATGAACTGAATGCTGAAGCTCAAGCTGAATTCAAAGCTGGTAATCAATCCAAAGCCTTTGACATCTGGTATCGGGAAATCCGACTGCGGCGAGTGCTAGGGGATCCAGTAGCAGAAGTGCAAACCTTGGGCAGAGTAGGAGGAGTTGCCTGGAATGAAAACAATAAGCAGTCAGTGCAACTAATTACGGCACGGTTGGAAGAGATTCAGCAGGAAAATGAAGCAGAAGACTCGATCAATCTGCCATTGTTAAAAGCTTTGGGTAAGGCTTATGAACAGATCCGAGTGCCAGGACAAGCGTTGACAGTCTATGAGCAAATTCTCGCTGATGCTCGCAACCAGGACGATATGGCAACGGTTGAGGCTACCTTGAAGACCATGGGTGAATTGCACATGGCTTGGTTTGATTATCCCAAAGCAGCAGAAACCTATGAGGAATTACTGGCTCAAGCATTAAATCAAGCTCAGAATCAACGCGAACGCATAAATGAAGAAGTGGCTTATTTACAACAGCTAGCTTATATCTACGACCAAGACCAACAACCAGACCAGGCATTGCCCAAAAAGCAGCAATTACTGGACATTTACCTCAGTCAAGGCAATGATAACCTGATTCCAGCCCTGAAAATTGCGATCGCATCTGACTACAACGCCCTCAATCAACCAGAAAAAGCTAGTCAAACCTATCAAGAAGCCTATTCCTTAGCCTGGTCTCTACAGCAGTTTGCCCATGCTAGCGAAGCACTACAACCTCTAGCAGAACTTTACCTGACCTCTAAGCAGCCACAGTTTGCCTTGCAAGTTTATGAGGTTTTGCTCCAAGTTGAGCAAAAGTCCTATAATTACTATGGCTTGATGAATACTTACGACAAAATTGGTCAAGTTTATCTGGATATGAACAACTATCCTCAAGCCTTAGCAGCATTTCAAAAGGGGCTAAGTTTAGCTGAGTCATTGCAGCATCGAGAAGCTTATTTTGTCAATAAAATTCAGTTAGTAAATCGGCAAAATTTGTAG
- a CDS encoding heavy metal translocating P-type ATPase, with amino-acid sequence MPKSIPTSAKTTLTQPALPVETMTLDVTGMKCAGCVGVVERQLSSNPGVSKACVNLVTGVAVVEYQAGEVQPTVLAELLTSKGFPSQPRLPETEQGTKSQDRLTPAQRHQQEARAYRQQLAIAAVLIFFSTVGHIGHWFHGPMLPVLSTLWFHWGLVTIALLLPGRSIIVEGGRGLWHGAPNMNTLIGLGAVTAYTTSCVALLFPNLGWECFFDEPVMLLGFILLGRTLEQGARYQATADFESLLSLQPQVARLIGTLDSKEGDQAGIEIPVEQVRVGEWLRILPGEKVPVDGEVITGVSSIDQSMLTGESIPVLKQPGDMVTGGTLNKSGVLVVKATRTGRETTLAQIVALVEEAQTRKAPVQQLADLVAGYFTYGVMAIAFLTFLFWYVAGTRIWPEVWSTMAASELLLSLKLAIAVLVIACPCALGLATPTAILVGTSLGAKRGLLIKGGDILEQVHRLDTVVFDKTGTLTQGEPTVTDCLLIQPDTENHQQSAIGTKTIALSSASELLQLAAAAESGTSHPLGSAIVTEAQQQQLPMLGAQDFYTEPGLGLSALVENQRVVLGSADWLSKQDVTISDTAQAEVKALADGGKTVVYVAVDGLLAGLIGVNDLPRVEAKETVEHLKDLGLRVMMLTGDRPEVAAAVAKTLSLEPEDVIAGVLPDGKANAIANLQDQGHCVAMVGDGINDSPALAQADVGIALHGGTDVAAETAGIILIRNNLLDVVKSIDLSRATFNKIRQNLFWAFGYNVLGIPIAAGGLLPGFGMVLSPAAAGALMAFSSVSVVTNSLLLTRLRN; translated from the coding sequence ATGCCAAAATCTATCCCAACTTCCGCCAAGACTACCTTAACTCAACCAGCTTTGCCTGTAGAAACGATGACATTAGATGTAACTGGCATGAAATGTGCTGGTTGTGTTGGTGTAGTGGAACGGCAACTGAGCAGTAACCCTGGGGTATCGAAAGCCTGTGTGAATCTGGTAACTGGGGTAGCTGTGGTAGAGTATCAAGCTGGTGAGGTGCAACCAACTGTCCTAGCTGAGCTGCTTACATCAAAAGGGTTTCCTAGTCAACCCCGTTTACCTGAAACTGAACAGGGAACTAAGAGCCAGGATAGGTTAACACCAGCCCAGAGACATCAGCAAGAAGCTAGAGCATACCGCCAACAACTAGCAATTGCTGCTGTCCTGATTTTCTTCTCTACAGTGGGACATATCGGTCATTGGTTCCATGGACCAATGCTGCCAGTATTGAGTACTTTGTGGTTCCATTGGGGACTGGTAACTATAGCGCTACTATTACCTGGACGCTCAATTATAGTTGAGGGTGGGCGTGGTTTGTGGCACGGTGCTCCCAATATGAATACCTTGATCGGACTGGGGGCGGTGACGGCTTACACCACTAGCTGTGTGGCATTACTATTCCCTAACCTGGGATGGGAATGTTTCTTTGATGAGCCAGTGATGTTGCTGGGTTTTATTCTTTTAGGTCGGACCTTAGAGCAAGGAGCAAGATATCAAGCTACTGCTGACTTTGAGTCTTTGCTATCCCTACAGCCTCAGGTAGCCCGGTTGATTGGAACATTAGACAGTAAAGAAGGTGATCAAGCGGGTATCGAAATTCCTGTGGAGCAAGTCCGGGTGGGAGAATGGTTAAGGATATTACCTGGGGAAAAAGTTCCTGTCGATGGGGAAGTGATTACGGGAGTCTCATCGATTGATCAGTCAATGCTGACTGGGGAATCTATACCAGTATTGAAGCAACCAGGGGACATGGTTACTGGTGGTACGTTGAATAAATCGGGAGTGCTGGTGGTAAAGGCAACCCGTACTGGTAGAGAAACTACTTTGGCACAAATCGTAGCACTAGTGGAGGAAGCGCAAACTCGGAAAGCGCCAGTACAGCAGTTAGCGGATTTGGTAGCAGGGTATTTTACCTATGGGGTGATGGCGATCGCATTTTTAACCTTCCTATTTTGGTACGTGGCTGGAACTAGAATCTGGCCGGAGGTCTGGTCAACCATGGCGGCTTCTGAGTTACTGTTGAGTTTGAAATTAGCGATCGCAGTTTTGGTGATTGCTTGTCCCTGTGCCTTGGGTCTAGCCACACCTACCGCCATTCTAGTGGGTACCAGCCTGGGGGCAAAGCGGGGCTTATTAATCAAAGGTGGTGACATTTTAGAACAGGTGCATCGGCTCGATACTGTGGTTTTTGACAAAACCGGTACCCTAACTCAGGGTGAACCCACAGTTACCGATTGCCTGCTGATTCAACCTGACACAGAGAATCACCAACAGAGCGCTATTGGTACGAAAACCATTGCTCTATCTTCTGCTAGTGAATTGCTGCAACTGGCAGCAGCAGCAGAAAGTGGCACATCCCATCCCTTAGGTAGTGCAATTGTTACTGAAGCTCAACAGCAACAGTTACCGATGTTAGGGGCTCAAGATTTTTACACAGAACCAGGATTGGGACTATCAGCTTTAGTAGAAAACCAACGGGTAGTGCTTGGCAGTGCAGACTGGTTGAGTAAGCAGGATGTTACGATTAGTGATACTGCTCAAGCTGAAGTCAAGGCTTTGGCAGATGGGGGTAAAACAGTAGTTTATGTAGCCGTTGATGGGCTACTAGCTGGATTAATTGGTGTGAATGATCTTCCGAGAGTCGAGGCTAAAGAAACAGTAGAACACCTCAAAGACCTGGGATTGCGGGTGATGATGCTAACTGGTGACAGACCGGAAGTAGCGGCTGCTGTGGCCAAAACCTTGTCACTAGAGCCAGAGGATGTTATTGCTGGGGTGCTTCCTGATGGCAAAGCTAATGCGATCGCAAACCTTCAAGACCAGGGACACTGTGTCGCTATGGTGGGAGATGGCATCAATGACAGTCCAGCTCTAGCACAAGCTGATGTTGGGATTGCCTTGCATGGGGGAACCGATGTGGCAGCGGAAACAGCAGGAATTATTCTGATCAGAAATAACTTGCTCGATGTGGTCAAGTCCATAGACCTATCACGAGCCACCTTCAACAAAATCCGCCAGAATCTGTTTTGGGCATTCGGTTACAATGTATTGGGTATTCCCATTGCCGCTGGTGGGCTACTACCAGGATTTGGGATGGTACTTTCTCCTGCTGCTGCTGGTGCCTTAATGGCTTTCAGCTCAGTTAGTGTTGTCACAAACTCACTTTTGCTAACCCGTTTACGGAATTAG
- a CDS encoding CHAT domain-containing protein: MVTAGLSEARQGFRPLPSVKDEIEQITRNVSGSVLVNQEFTRSNFAREMNSKRNVVHLATHGQFSSNANDTFLLTWEGRINVKELDQVLRSRAFVGEGGIDLLVLSACQTAIGDDRAVLGLAGFAVRSGARSTIGSLWSVRDDSTAIFMTKFYDYLQQPGITKAEALRKAQLDLMVDPNFNEPVFWAPFVLVGNWL, translated from the coding sequence ATGGTTACTGCGGGCTTAAGCGAAGCTCGTCAAGGCTTTCGGCCTTTACCGAGTGTGAAAGATGAAATTGAGCAAATTACCAGAAACGTGTCAGGGTCGGTACTAGTGAATCAGGAATTCACCCGCAGCAACTTTGCCAGGGAAATGAATAGTAAAAGGAATGTAGTACACCTGGCGACCCATGGTCAGTTTAGCTCCAATGCTAACGATACCTTTCTACTAACTTGGGAGGGTCGCATCAATGTCAAGGAATTGGATCAAGTGCTACGCAGCCGAGCATTTGTGGGAGAAGGAGGGATTGATTTACTCGTTCTAAGTGCTTGTCAAACAGCAATAGGAGATGACAGAGCTGTGTTAGGGTTAGCTGGGTTTGCGGTCAGATCCGGAGCGCGATCTACTATTGGCAGTTTATGGTCAGTGCGTGATGACTCTACAGCGATATTCATGACTAAGTTCTACGATTACTTGCAACAACCAGGGATAACAAAAGCAGAGGCACTTCGGAAAGCCCAGCTAGATTTGATGGTAGACCCTAACTTTAATGAGCCGGTATTTTGGGCTCCTTTTGTATTAGTAGGTAATTGGTTGTAG
- a CDS encoding FHA domain-containing protein, with translation MATQSDHNHLLIIEDDKGSKQIPLEEEVYSIGRDPESDIRLFSKFVSRRHATLVRRKRSDGSPYYRIFDGNLKGKTSANGILINGRKLQAHDLEDEDEVIFAPKVSAKYYLLKRENTPTDPVDQMDEYDITLINPGMIDDPEEWDN, from the coding sequence ATGGCTACACAATCTGACCACAACCATTTACTTATTATTGAGGATGACAAAGGAAGCAAGCAGATTCCTTTGGAAGAAGAGGTATATTCTATCGGTAGAGATCCAGAGTCTGATATCCGCCTGTTTTCAAAGTTTGTGTCTCGCCGACATGCGACCTTAGTGAGGCGTAAACGGTCTGATGGCAGTCCCTACTACCGAATTTTCGATGGTAATCTCAAAGGTAAGACTAGTGCCAATGGCATTTTAATCAATGGTCGTAAGCTTCAAGCCCATGATCTCGAAGATGAAGATGAGGTAATTTTTGCCCCTAAGGTAAGTGCTAAATATTATCTACTCAAGCGAGAGAATACCCCAACTGATCCAGTAGATCAAATGGATGAGTATGATATTACCCTAATTAATCCAGGCATGATAGATGATCCTGAAGAATGGGATAATTAG
- a CDS encoding methyltransferase domain-containing protein yields MTQKYTEADTEAFYDHEDSMYRSFWDSEGSLHWGYFDNLADARAQDFLQACHRWNESMLACSGLTTESRVLDIGCGNGNTAIWLAQQTGCEVVGIDISAVRVGNANALAQEYPSLRLSFQKASVTSLPFSDNTFTHVWSQATIYHVHQRELALKEIYRVLQEQGIFLFDDLITPVSEISAEGQKHVYQRLLFEPTFSYESYAKTLSEIGLMVLDAKDLSEHLNKSYQLLSELALSKYPKLSASYDKMCEAITARELGWSFYRCQKVSDRVSWIYGTNDEKTLQDKYNAWATIYDADLDETYRCSPVLSARALANVLPNKAASILDVGAGTGMVGEALADLGYTNITAVDFSEEMLEVARKKQVYTALHQGNVAEPLTFSTPEAFDGIVVLGVFTFGHAHPKGLRNLFELLKSGGYFVLTLRVDYYESNDSLQEILEELSWSILDRVEFNIFETEPMVALVLKKH; encoded by the coding sequence ATGACACAAAAATATACAGAAGCGGACACAGAAGCGTTTTACGACCACGAAGACAGCATGTATCGTAGCTTCTGGGATTCTGAAGGCAGTTTACACTGGGGTTATTTTGACAACTTAGCGGACGCTCGTGCTCAAGACTTTCTCCAAGCTTGCCACCGTTGGAATGAATCTATGCTCGCCTGCAGTGGGCTGACTACTGAATCTCGGGTACTGGATATCGGTTGCGGCAACGGCAACACCGCTATCTGGCTAGCCCAGCAGACAGGATGTGAAGTTGTCGGCATTGACATCAGTGCAGTCCGGGTTGGCAATGCCAACGCTTTAGCTCAGGAGTATCCCTCCCTACGCCTCTCTTTTCAGAAAGCATCAGTAACTAGCCTACCTTTCTCAGACAATACCTTTACCCATGTCTGGAGCCAAGCCACCATTTACCATGTCCACCAGCGAGAGCTAGCTCTGAAGGAGATTTACCGTGTTCTTCAGGAACAAGGCATCTTCCTATTCGATGATCTGATTACGCCAGTGTCCGAGATCAGCGCAGAAGGCCAAAAGCACGTTTATCAACGACTACTGTTTGAACCAACATTTAGCTATGAGTCCTACGCAAAAACACTCAGTGAAATTGGCTTGATGGTGTTGGATGCTAAAGACTTGAGCGAACACCTCAATAAGAGCTACCAACTGTTGTCAGAGCTAGCTCTGAGCAAGTATCCGAAACTTAGCGCTTCCTATGATAAGATGTGCGAGGCGATTACAGCTCGGGAACTGGGATGGAGTTTCTATCGCTGTCAAAAGGTAAGCGATCGCGTGTCGTGGATCTACGGAACTAATGATGAAAAAACGTTACAAGATAAGTACAATGCTTGGGCGACCATTTACGATGCTGACTTAGACGAGACCTATCGCTGCTCTCCCGTTCTATCCGCTAGGGCTCTGGCAAACGTACTGCCAAATAAAGCAGCAAGCATTCTTGATGTTGGAGCAGGTACAGGAATGGTAGGTGAGGCTCTGGCAGACCTAGGATACACCAACATTACAGCAGTTGACTTCTCCGAGGAAATGCTGGAGGTAGCTAGGAAGAAGCAAGTTTACACGGCCTTGCACCAAGGGAACGTGGCAGAACCTCTAACCTTCTCTACTCCTGAGGCATTCGACGGGATTGTGGTGTTGGGGGTATTCACCTTTGGTCACGCCCATCCTAAAGGGTTGCGAAACCTATTCGAACTATTGAAGTCTGGAGGATATTTTGTCCTCACCCTGCGAGTTGACTACTACGAAAGCAACGATTCATTACAAGAGATTCTCGAAGAGCTGTCATGGAGTATACTCGATCGAGTAGAGTTTAACATCTTTGAAACAGAACCAATGGTTGCTCTAGTGCTGAAAAAGCACTAA
- a CDS encoding RNA-guided endonuclease InsQ/TnpB family protein has protein sequence MYKTIPVKANFSNEEKAFWVFQCEQANSLFNCAIYYAKQKHYDWLNKQEAYTTFWRGDELRCGWKAYKCTTKYPELDKALKMSPHYKGMAAQSAQQTLKTVGEAIASYNQLVGLYYKGNVDRPRFPRYRKKGGLAAVTFPKQALTYKDGLFYPSVSKESKPELLTKITLDPPDFIDPDWVKEVTIRPYYGQLWIDWVIEDGKEPVKENPNLDYSQALGIDHGGDNWLTCVSTLGKSFIIDGKKLKSMNQGYCRLVAKHKEGKPDFHWDSNLDRIQRKRNNQMRDAINKAARFIINRCLVDGIGNIVVGWNEGQKSRSNMGKINNQKFVAIPTKRLIERLKQLCSEYGIKLTITEESYTSKASFLDGDSLPKHGGKPEGWKPSGKRVKRGLYRTSRGKIINADCNGAANIIKKVTTQPFDLVKLVRESLTVPHRYDIFNSLKKSYRTRSVRVASAKADSGSLKPCHFASCRISRV, from the coding sequence GTGTATAAAACAATCCCAGTAAAAGCTAATTTTTCAAACGAAGAAAAAGCCTTCTGGGTTTTTCAGTGTGAACAGGCTAACAGTCTATTCAACTGTGCCATCTATTATGCAAAACAGAAGCACTATGACTGGCTTAATAAGCAGGAAGCTTATACCACTTTTTGGCGCGGTGATGAACTTCGGTGTGGCTGGAAAGCTTATAAATGTACAACTAAATATCCTGAATTAGATAAAGCATTAAAAATGAGTCCCCACTATAAGGGGATGGCAGCTCAGTCGGCTCAACAGACCTTGAAAACTGTTGGGGAAGCGATCGCTAGCTACAACCAACTGGTTGGATTGTATTATAAAGGCAATGTTGACAGACCAAGGTTCCCTCGGTACAGGAAAAAAGGTGGACTAGCTGCTGTTACTTTTCCAAAACAAGCTTTAACCTACAAAGATGGATTGTTTTATCCGTCGGTCAGTAAAGAGAGTAAACCAGAATTACTCACGAAAATCACTTTAGACCCACCTGATTTTATAGATCCGGACTGGGTAAAAGAGGTAACAATTCGCCCTTATTATGGGCAACTTTGGATTGACTGGGTGATTGAGGACGGAAAAGAACCGGTCAAGGAAAACCCAAACCTTGATTACTCTCAAGCCTTGGGGATAGATCATGGAGGCGATAACTGGCTAACCTGCGTTTCGACTCTTGGAAAAAGCTTCATTATTGATGGGAAGAAGCTAAAGTCGATGAATCAGGGGTATTGTCGGTTGGTTGCCAAACACAAAGAAGGCAAGCCAGACTTTCACTGGGATTCAAACCTAGATAGGATTCAGAGAAAGCGCAATAACCAGATGAGGGACGCCATCAATAAAGCAGCTAGATTTATTATCAATCGCTGTCTTGTTGATGGTATCGGAAATATAGTAGTAGGTTGGAACGAAGGTCAGAAAAGTAGATCTAATATGGGGAAAATCAATAATCAAAAATTTGTTGCAATTCCCACAAAAAGGTTAATAGAAAGGTTAAAGCAACTCTGCTCTGAATATGGAATCAAGCTGACAATTACCGAAGAGTCTTATACGAGCAAGGCGTCTTTCTTGGATGGTGATTCATTACCGAAGCACGGTGGAAAACCCGAAGGGTGGAAACCATCAGGAAAGCGAGTTAAACGCGGTCTGTATAGGACATCTAGAGGGAAGATAATTAACGCCGATTGTAACGGCGCTGCTAACATCATCAAGAAAGTAACCACACAGCCATTCGACCTGGTCAAGTTGGTTAGGGAATCTTTGACAGTTCCACATCGGTATGACATTTTTAACTCTCTTAAAAAATCATATCGAACAAGAAGCGTTCGCGTAGCGTCGGCGAAAGCCGATAGTGGCAGCTTGAAACCGTGCCACTTCGCTTCTTGTAGAATCTCCCGTGTTTAA
- a CDS encoding filamentous hemagglutinin N-terminal domain-containing protein produces the protein MLWAHQATNNQQMKQAITPCSILGTILLFSFAIPAPVKAQISSDGSVSTTVTTNDSVNFLIENGQRAGSNLFHSFSEFSIPTGGEAFFNNATDIANIFSRVTGGSISNIDGLIRANGTANLFLINPSGISFGKNASLSIGGSFFATTADKIVFNDGIEFKASQPNDEAPLLTINIPMGVQFGSTAESIVVQSQAVNPDSDATVGIEVEPGQTIALLGGNLDFPGGGLTASAGRIELGSVGPNSVVSVTPLAQGWTMGYEGIAEFGDINLTQQAFVITNGDSGGNIEIQARNLNVKSGSVINANTLGKTPGGILRIRATESIEISATPEEALQEDQFTVRSTNSNLATRVFGTAKGNDLIIETKDLKVAGFAFISASSIRAGNAGNVLLDVERLQVLDGGQIGSGTVGSGDGANVTVRAQSIEIS, from the coding sequence GTGCTTTGGGCACACCAAGCTACTAATAACCAACAGATGAAGCAAGCAATAACGCCATGTTCAATACTTGGCACTATTCTGCTATTCAGCTTTGCCATCCCTGCTCCGGTCAAAGCCCAAATCAGTAGCGATGGCTCTGTTTCTACTACAGTTACTACCAACGATAGCGTCAATTTCCTGATTGAAAATGGCCAACGCGCTGGAAGTAATCTGTTTCATAGTTTCTCGGAATTTTCTATCCCTACCGGAGGAGAAGCATTTTTTAACAATGCCACGGATATTGCTAATATTTTCAGCCGGGTTACAGGGGGCAGTATTTCCAACATTGATGGATTGATTCGTGCTAATGGCACCGCTAATTTGTTTTTGATTAATCCCAGTGGGATTAGTTTTGGTAAAAATGCCTCCTTAAGTATTGGTGGTTCGTTTTTTGCGACCACAGCTGATAAAATTGTCTTTAACGATGGCATTGAATTTAAGGCTAGTCAACCAAACGATGAAGCGCCATTGTTGACAATTAATATACCGATGGGTGTGCAATTTGGTTCAACAGCTGAGTCGATAGTGGTCCAATCCCAAGCGGTGAATCCAGATTCGGATGCCACCGTGGGGATTGAGGTAGAGCCAGGGCAAACCATTGCCTTGCTAGGGGGAAATCTAGACTTTCCTGGTGGTGGATTGACCGCATCCGCAGGACGCATTGAACTGGGTAGTGTTGGACCCAACAGTGTAGTGTCTGTGACCCCCCTGGCACAAGGATGGACAATGGGTTATGAAGGAATAGCCGAGTTTGGGGATATTAACCTGACTCAACAGGCTTTTGTGATTACCAATGGCGACAGTGGCGGCAATATTGAGATTCAAGCCAGAAACCTTAATGTCAAAAGCGGTTCTGTTATTAACGCCAATACCTTGGGAAAAACCCCAGGGGGAATTCTGCGCATCCGAGCCACAGAATCAATAGAGATAAGTGCAACTCCAGAGGAAGCACTTCAGGAAGATCAGTTTACAGTTCGCTCAACTAATAGTAACTTAGCGACAAGGGTTTTTGGTACAGCCAAAGGTAATGATTTAATTATCGAGACTAAGGATCTCAAAGTTGCTGGATTTGCTTTTATCTCAGCGAGCTCGATTCGTGCAGGAAATGCAGGCAATGTGCTTTTAGATGTGGAACGCTTACAGGTATTAGATGGAGGACAGATTGGTTCTGGAACTGTTGGCTCTGGTGATGGTGCCAATGTTACGGTGAGGGCGCAGTCTATCGAAATATCCTGA